A region of Neovison vison isolate M4711 chromosome 7, ASM_NN_V1, whole genome shotgun sequence DNA encodes the following proteins:
- the NUDT21 gene encoding cleavage and polyadenylation specificity factor subunit 5 — MSVVPPNRSQTGWPRGVNQFGNKYIQQTKPLTLERTINLYPLTNYTFGTKEPLYEKDSSVAARFQRMREEFDKIGMRRTVEGVLIVHEHRLPHVLLLQLGTTFFKLPGGELNPGEDEVEGLKRLMTEILGRQDGVLQDWVIDDCIGNWWRPNFEPPQYPYIPAHITKPKEHKKLFLVQLQEKALFAVPKNYKLVAAPLFELYDNAPGYGPIISSLPQLLSRFNFIYN; from the exons ATGTCCGTGGTTCCGCCTAATCGCTCACAAACTGGCTGGCCCCGGGGAGTCAACCAGTTCGGCAACAAGTACATCCAGCAGACTAAGCCCCTCACCCTGGAGCGCACCATCAACCT GTACCCTCTTACCAATTATACTTTTGGTACAAAAGAGCCCCTCTATGAGAAGGACAGCTCTGTTGCAGCCAGATTTCAGCGCATGAGGGAGGAATTTGATAAAATTGGAATGAGAAGGACTGTAGAAGGGGTTCTGATTGTACATGAGCACCGGCTACCACATGTGTTACTGCTACAGCTGGGAACAACTTTCTTCAAATT ACCTGGTGGTGAACTTAACCCAGGAGAAGATGAAGTTGAAGGACTAAAACGCTTAATGACAGAG ATACTGGGTCGTCAAGATGGTGTCCTGCAAGACTGGGTCATTGATGACTGCATTGGTAACTGGTGGAGACCAAATTTTGAACCTCCTCAG TACCCGTATATTCCTGCACATATTACAAAACCTAAGGAACATAAGAAGTTGTTTTTGGTTCAACTTCAAGAGAAAG ctttGTTTGCAGTCCCTAAAAATTACAAGCTTGTAGCTGCACCATTGTTTGAATTGTATGACAATGCACCAGGATATGGACCCATTATTTCTAGTCTCCCTCAGCTTCTGAGCAG GTTCAATTTTATATACAACTGA